A single Danio aesculapii chromosome 19, fDanAes4.1, whole genome shotgun sequence DNA region contains:
- the LOC130247174 gene encoding transmembrane protein 74: MADLKVLFCGQDSVQTDHLDWSLKHQQSHHSVCVDERTVSNEECCQAYLEENVNEANRLSEPWTATLPVGRLCKLNEWGFDEEVEVCYDEQFETAFPGVADITNHKDCQLLAEETNYDKLSWNSSKDLQEVAPECSLLSVDDFMVDSTEKSVDYGFIGAVTFLVTGISLVVISYTVPRDVKVNPDTVSAREMERLERDNARVGAHLDRCVIAGLCLLTLGGVVLSTLLMISMYKGEMIRRQAFAYSKHQARLYGSINFRSGTSPTNAPSLLSLDDDEGLVEVLS; the protein is encoded by the coding sequence ATGGCTGATCTGAAAGTCCTCTTCTGTGGTCAAGACAGTGTCCAGACTGATCACCTTGACTGGTCTCTAAAGCACCAGCAAAGTCATCACTCAGTGTGTGTAGATGAAAGGACTGTTTCCAATGAAGAGTGCTGCCAGGCGTATCTGGAGGAGAATGTTAATGAGGCGAACAGGCTTTCAGAACCATGGACAGCGACTCTGCCAGTTGGACGACTCTGCAAACTCAATGAATGGGGATTTGATGAAGAAGTCGAGGTATGTTACGACGAGCAGTTTGAAACTGCTTTTCCTGGTGTGGCTGACATTACCAACCATAAAGACTGCCAGTTGTTAGCTGAGGAGACCAACTATGACAAACTCAGTTGGAATTCATCCAAAGATCTCCAAGAGGTTGCCCCAGAATGCTCTCTGCTGTCGGTTGACGATTTCATGGTGGATTCAACGGAAAAGTCAGTGGATTATGGATTTATAGGAGCTGTAACCTTTTTAGTTACTGGGATTTCCTTGGTTGTCATTTCCTATACAGTCCCACGGGATGTCAAAGTCAATCCCGACACCGTTTCTGCTCGGGAGATGGAACGTTTGGAGAGAGATAATGCCCGAGTGGGTGCTCACCTGGACAGGTGTGTGATTGCAGGATTGTGCCTCCTCACGCTCGGAGGTGTGGTACTGTCAACCCTGTTGATGATCTCCATGTATAAAGGGGAGATGATCAGGAGACAAGCATTTGCTTACTCCAAGCACCAAGCCAGACTTTACGGCTCTATAAATTTCAGAAGTGGCACCAGCCCAACCAACGCTCCTTCGCTTTTGTCTCTTGATGACGATGAAGGTCTTGTTGAAGTCTTGAGTTGA